A single Anopheles funestus chromosome 2RL, idAnoFuneDA-416_04, whole genome shotgun sequence DNA region contains:
- the LOC125760768 gene encoding filamin-A isoform X3: MDVQVQGTPQYYQELQQQQQPRNYDDPDADEEAEMEAERDLAEDAQWKRIQQNTFTRWANEHLKIINQTIANLESDLSDGLRLIALIEVLSQKRMSKHNKRPTFRSQKLENVSVALKFLEVEGIKIVNIDSSDIVDCKLKLIMGLIWTLILHYSISLPMWEGDENGDNLANGNGASPKQRLMNWIHRLVPDLPINNFTSDWTNGKAVGALVDAVAPGLCPDWPMWDPKDAVQNAAEAMGLADDWLNVRQLIRPEEMVNPNIDEQSMMTYLSQYPNAKLKSGAPLRPRTNHSSVPPPRVRAYGPGIEPTGPTVGAPANFTVETFSAGKGNVDVAVHNPNGNPEKVDCRFNNDKNLTYSVSYIPKLEGPHKVYVKFNGRDIPKSPYEVQVESQAGDASKVTASGPGLLPDGVVVGKQTYFDITTKDAGKGTPEVIILDPANHKTSVAAKLRQLGTDQWRCEYTAKQVGLHSVNVFFCGQQIRGSPYGVRVAPVCDSRKVRASGRGLQPVGVRVNDDDVTFRIFTEGAGEGVPEVKIFGPGGVVPEHNIRKLDATTYEAQYIPLKEGRYKILVLYGGQEIPKSPFEVTVGPQKHTSIVAYGPGLKSGMVGQPACFVVETNGETGNLGFSIAGPSQAEIECHDNGDGSALVKYHPTAPGEYAVHILCDNEDIPKSPHIAQVLPKADDFHPELVKVTGPGVEKNGGVIVGKPTEFTVDATRAGSAPLEVKINDVFSNTIAHKITQTESGTKKISYTAPTAEPVTVEVNYGGVAVPQSPFRVNVSTPLDASKVQFFGPWLEPGVKPNAATHFNVDARAAGNGLLEVNLIHEESKQKVSVRIIDNNDNTYAVEVIPPLAGTYSTNLLYGGLKVPLSPKVTVSPPVDVSKIKVDGLEPTAPLNSLQQFRVITNGIGKADLAVTITSPSGNRVKAHVIPTAEGFLVNFTPTQLGEYLLSVSFGGTPITPQPFRLQCLVGSDSRKVQATGPGLVRGIINRPAEFMIDTRGAGQGGLGVTVEGPCEAAINCRDNGDGTCNVAYLPTEIGDYTINITFNDDHIAGSPYQAIIVPEPNLNKIRVSGMGIQPHGVVMNSPTDFLVDMSKVGDDVDRSKLSCNIFDPRGNEIPSKLVPSDSADDVFRIMYTPFEAGRHTIELLYDNVPVPGSPFVVNVKSGCDPSRCRAYGPGLEGALTDKMATFTVETRGAGAGGLSLAIEGPSEAKMSCTDNRDGSCDVEYLPTEPGEYDVTIRFAEKHIPGSPFRVVVNESTRPEKVKVYGPGIEHGQVYDGIPAQFFIDCGAAGPGKIAVKLSSSEGKPITAQVQDKGEGVYGVTYVPPKEGSSITANVRFADQDVSCSPFVMIVSPAPNDAPVKVYGDATTKKSLPASLPAKFQIDAPKAKAKEDINVSIKGPDGKPLVPKMEQEPDGTYAVSFVPDECGPYNVSIKCGGKDVLGSPFLLQAIPTGEADKCKMVQAVPVNQEYGKKNHFAVDAREAGTGAVTCKIVSHSEASDVDIDIIEKDGFFDIFYVLKDPGDYDLDIKFGGQNIPNGTFTIKAVDNVEEQITKSATSSSKTTSSATSENHSYQHQESYIEQVSSVSKSKQYIQQTASEEFLVRERLVNGKHDSVSTLNSVQQLSTTTTSSSATNGNGTTEHDNRPNGTTQSANRFHDFKLDRLNIPQTGGPVTAEVKMPSGQVDKPFIDDNHDGTVSIRYEPKEEGIHELAVKYNGEHVQGSPFKFHVDSISSGYVTAYGPGLVHGVTGEPAQFIISTKGAGAGGLQMAVEGPSKADITYHDNKDGTVSVSYLPTAPGEYKISVRFGDKHIKGSPYFAKITGEGRKRNQISVGSCSEVTLPGVISDNDLRSLNASIQAPSGLEEPCFLKRMPTGNIGISFTPREIGEHTVSVKRLGKHIANSPFKVNVCEREVGDAKKVLVTGNALKEGKTHQDNVFSIDTRNAGYGGLSLSIEGPSKAEIQCTDKDDGTLNIAYKPTEPGYYIVNLKFADHHVTGSPFTVKVSGEGTNRQREKIQRQREAVPITEVGSQCKLTFKMPGITSFDLSATVTSPGGVSEDAEIQEIEDGLYAVHFIPKELGVHTVSVKYKQIHIPGSPFQFTVGPLKDTGAHLVKAGGPGLEHGEQGVASEFNVWTREAGGGTLAISVEGPSKAEIEFKDRKDGSCDVSYVVSEPGDYRIGLKFNDRHIPDSPFKVYVSPAMGEAHKLEVAQFPTGCVQADKPAQFMVRKNGAKGELDAKVVAPSNNEDDCFIQLIDQDQYSVRFYPRENGIHAIHVKFNGVHIPGSPYRIKVGKDDVDPAAVHASGKGLGDVKTGEKTDLIIDTCNAGAGTLAVTVDGPAKVAMDCTEVEEGYKVRYTPLLPGHYYMTIKYNQMHIVGSPFKINCTGESLAEAGGQETSSVIVETVAKVSKGGNRTGVILPIFKSDASKIQSKGMGLKKAYMGKQNQFTVNAGDAGNNILFVGIYGPKGPCDEVFIKHTGRNQYTVNYLVRERGDYILLVKWGDDHIPGSPFKVEV, translated from the exons GGCACCCCGCAGTACTACCAGgaactgcaacagcagcagcaaccgcgcAACTACGACGATCCGGACGCGGACGAGGAGGCCGAGATGGAAGCGGAACGAGACCTGGCCGAAGACGCGCAGTGGAAGCGAATACAGCAAAACACGTTCACGCGCTGGGCCAATGAGCACCTGAAGATCATCAACCAAACAATTGCCAATCTCGAGAGCGATCTGTCCGACGGTTTGCGACTGATCGCGCTAATCGAGGTCCTGTCACAGAAGCGCATGAGCAAACACAATAAGCGGCCCACCTTCCGTAGCCAGAAGCTGGAGAATGTGTCCGTTGCGCTCAAGTTCCTCGAGGTGGAGGGTATCAAAATTGTCAACATCG ATTCTTCTGACATTGTAGACTGTAAGCTGAAGCTGATAATGGGTCTGATTTGGACATTGATTCTGCATTACTCCATCTCGCTACCAATGTGGGAAGGTGACGAAAATGGAGACAACTTGGCTAATGGAAATGGGGCCTCACCGAAGCAACGGCTAATGAACTGGATACACCGGCTGGTACCGGATCTACCCATCAATAACTTCACTTCGGACTGGACTAATGGTAAAGCTGTCGGAGCCCTCGTAGACGCGGTGGCTCCCGGCCTCTGTCCAGATTGGCCGATGTGGGATCCGAAAGACGCGGTTCAAAATGCTGCCGAAGCAATGGGTCTGGCGGACGACTGGCTAAACGTGCGTCAGCTAATTCGACCAGAGGAAATGGTGAATCCCAACATCGACGAACAGTCCATGATGACTTATCTGTCGCAGTACCCCAACGCAAAATTGAAGTCAGGAGCTCCATTAAGACCCCGCACTAATCACAGCAG TGTTCCACCGCCGCG GGTGCGCGCATATGGTCCAGGAATCGAACCAACTGGCCCAACGGTGGGAGCTCCAGCTAATTTTACCGTTGAAACGTTTTCCGCTGGCAAAGGCAACGTTGATGTAGCCGTACATAATCCCAACGGCAATCCGGAAAAGGTAGACTGCCGCTTTAACAACGATAAGAACCTAACGTACTCGGTTTCTTATATCCCGAAGCTGGAGGGACCGCACAAGGTGTACGTAAAGTTCAACGGACGCGACATCCCGAAGAGTCCTTACGAAGTGCAAGTGGAAAGTCAAGCTGGCGATGCGTCGAAGGTGACAGCAAGTGGGCCCGGTCTGCTACCGGATGGTGTTGTGGTCGGCAAACAAACGTACTTCGACATCACGACGAAAGACGCCGGAAAGGGTACCCCTGAGGTGATCATTCTTGATCCCGCAAACCACAAAACATCGGTAGCGGCAAAGCTGCGTCAGCTCGGCACAGACCAATGGCGTTGCGAGTACACAGCAAAGCAAGTCGGACTGCATTCAGTCAACGTGTTCTTCTGCGGGCAACAGATTCGCGGAAGTCCGTACGGAGTGCGTGTCGCTCCGGTATGTGATTCGCGAAAGGTTCGTGCGAGCGGTCGAGGTCTGCAGCCGGTTGGTGTTCGCGTAAACGATGACGATGTCACCTTCCGCATATTTACCGAGGGTGCCGGAGAAGGTGTACCAGAGGTGAAGATATTTGGCCCGGGAGGAGTCGTACCGGAGCATAACATCCGCAAGCTCGATGCCACCACGTACGAAGCACAATACATTCCACTGAAGGAGGGTCGTTACAAAATTCTGGTACTGTACGGTGGCCAGGAGATCCCGAAGTCTCCATTCGAGGTAACGGTCGGGCCACAGAAGCACACTTCAATTGTGGCATATGGGCCAGGACTGAAGTCGGGCATGGTAGGTCAACCTGCCTGTTTTGTCGTTGAGACGAATGGCGAAACTGGAAATCTTGGATTCAGTATTGCTGGACCCTCGCAAGCTGAAATCGAGTGTCATGATAATGGGGACGGATCTGCACTAGTCAAGTATCATCCGACCGCACCGGGAGAGTACGCCGTGCATATACTTTGCGACAACGAGGACATCCCGAAGAGCCCACATATCGCCCAAGTGCTCCCAAAGGCAGACGACTTCCATCCGGAGCTGGTAAAGGTAACCGGACCGGGTGTAGAGAAGAATGGAGGTGTGATCGTGGGTAAACCAACTGAATTTACCGTAGACGCGACTCGGGCCGGTTCGGCACCGCTGGAGGTGAAAATTAACGACGTTTTCTCCAACACCATTGCGCACAAGATCACACAAACGGAGAGCGGGACGAAGAAGATCTCGTACACCGCACCTACAGCTGAACCGGTCACGGTAGAGGTGAACTACGGTGGCGTTGCCGTACCGCAGTCACCTTTCCGTGTGAACGTTTCCACTCCACTGGACGCATCGAAGGTGCAGTTCTTCGGGCCTTGGTTGGAGCCAGGTGTCAAACCGAATGCTGCTACCCATTTCAACGTGGATGCTAG GGCTGCCGGTAATGGACTGCTGGAGGTGAATTTAATTCATGAAGAATCCAAACAGAAGGTTTCGGTACGCATCATCGACAACAACGATAACACGTACGCTGTGGAAGTGATTCCGCCACTAGCGGGCACCTATTCCACGAACTTGCTGTACGGTGGACTGAAAGTGCCACTGTCTCCGAAAGTCACTGTCTCGCCACCAGTAGATGTGTCAAAGATAAAGGTGGACGGACTAGAACCGA CTGCACCATTGAACAGCCTGCAACAGTTCCGCGTTATTACCAATGGCATCGGGAAGGCGGACCTGGCCGTTACCATCACAAGCCCCTCGGGAAATCGCGTAAAGGCACACGTTATACCGACCGCTGAAGGTTTTCTGGTGAACTTTACACCAACCCAGTTGGGCGAATACTTGCTAAGCGTAAGTTTTGGCGGAACTCCCATTACACCACAGCCGTTCCGATTGCAGTGTCTGGTCGGTTCCGATTCGCGAAAGGTACAGGCTACCGGTCCGGGATTGGTGCGTGGAATCATTAACCGACCGGCTGAGTTTATGATCGATACGCGCGGCGCTGGTCAGGGCGGACTGGGCGTAACAGTTGAAGGTCCCTGTGAAGCGGCAATCAACTGCCGCGATAACGGTGATGGAACGTGCAATGTGGCCTACCTACCGACGGAGATCGGTGACTATACGATAAACATCACGTTCAACGATGACCATATCGCCGGTTCGCCATATCAGGCTATCATTGTGCCGGAACCGAATCTAAACAAGATACGCGTCTCTGGCATGGGCATACAGCCACACG GTGTAGTCATGAACTCTCCCACTGATTTCCTGGTCGACATGAGCAAAGTTGGTGATGACGTAGACCGGTCCAAGCTGTCATGCAATATCTTCGATCCGAGGGGCAACGAAATACCCAGCAAATTGGTACCTAGTGACTCAGCCGATGATGTGTTCCGCATCATGTACACACCTTTCGAGGCAGGCAGACACACAATTGAGCTGCTGTACGATAACGTCCCCGTACCAGGATCACCGTTCGTTGTGAATGTCAAATCGGGTTGTGATCCGAGCCGATGTCGCGCATATGGACCAGGGCTGGAAGGTGCACTGACCGATAAAATGGCCACGTTTACGGTGGAAACACGTGGTGCCGGTGCCGGTGGATTGTCGCTGGCGATCGAGGGCCCGTCCGAAGCTAAAATGAGCTGCACCGATAATCGTGATGGTTCGTGCGATGTTGAATATTTACCTACGGAGCCGGGCGAGTATGACGTCACAATACGCTTTGCGGAGAAGCACATCCCCGGATCGCCGTTCAGAGTCGTCGTAAATGAATCGACCCGTCCAGAGAAGGTAAAGGTGTACGGTCCTGGCATAGAGCATGGACAGGTGTACGATGGAATACCGGCACAGTTTTTCATCGATTGTGGTGCCGCTGGTCCGGGAAAAATCGCCGTTAAGCTGAGCTCATCCGAGGGCAAACCTATCACGGCTCAAGTACAGGATAAGGGCGAGGGCGTGTACGGTGTCACGTACGTTCCACCTAAGGAAGGTTCGTCTATTACAGCCAACGTGCGTTTCGCCGATCAGGATGTCAGCTGCAGTCCGTTCGTAATGATCGTTTCACCGGCACCTAATGATGCTCCCGTCAAAGTGTATGGTGATGCGACGACAAAGAAATCGTTGCCCGCTTCCTTACCGGCCAAGTTCCAGATCGATGCTCCCAAGGCCAAAGCTAAGGAGGACATCAATGTCAGTATCAAGGGACCGGATGGAAAACCTCTGGTACCGAAAATGGAACAGGAACCCGATGGTACCTATGCCGTTTCGTTCGTGCCGGATGAATGTGGTCCGTACAATGTCAGTATTAAATGCGGTGGAAAAGACGTACTAGGTTCGCCCTTCTTACTGCAAGCCATACCTACGGGAGAG GCCGATAAGTGCAAAATGGTACAAGCCGTTCCGGTCAACCAAGAGTACGGTAAAAAGAATCACTTTGCCGTCGATGCCAGGGAAGCAGGAACAGGCGCAGTAACGTGTAAAATTGTTTCTCACTCTGAAGCGAG TGACGTGGACATCGATATCATCGAGAAAGATGGATTCTTCGATATATTCTACGTCCTGAAGGATCCTGGAGATTACGATCTGGACATTAAATTTGGCGGTCAAAACATCCCGAATGGAACGTTTACGATCAAG GCCGTCGACAACGTCGAGGAGCAGATTACGAAAAGTGCGACCAGTTCCAGCAAGACTACTTCCTCGGCTACTTCCGAAAACCATAGCTATCAGCATCAGGAGTCGTACATCGAGCAGGTTTCCTCTGTTTCTAAATCGAAACAATACATTCAACAGACTGCTAGTGAAGAGTTTCTT GTCCGGGAGCGATTGGTGAACGGTAAGCACGACAGTGTTTCAACGCTCAACAGCGTACAGCAATTGTCCACAACCACTACCAGCAGCAGTGCAACTAACGGTAACGGAACAACCGAACACGATAACCGTCCAAACGGGACAACTCAATCGGCCAACCGCTTCCACGACTTTAAGCTCGATCGTCTGAACATCCCCCAGACCGGTGGACCCGTAACAG CCGAAGTCAAGATGCCCAGCGGACAAGTAGACAAACCGTTTATCGATGACAATCACGATGGAACCGTGTCGATCCGTTATGAACCGAAGGAGGAAGGTATTCACGAGCTCGCGGTCAAGTACAACGGTGAGCACGTGCAGGGTTCACCGTTCAAATTCCACGTCGATTCGATCTCGTCCGGCTACGTGACGGCGTACGGACCGGGTCTAGTGCATGGAGTCACTGGCGAACCGGCCCAGTTCATCATCTCCACCAAGGGTGCCGGTGCCGGTGGTCTGCAAATGGCCGTGGAAGGACCCAGCAAAGCTGAT ATTACCTACCACGATAACAAGGATGGTACGGTGTCTGTATCGTACCTACCGACCGCTCCTGGTGAATATAAAATTTCGGTCCGCTTTGGTGATAAGCACATCAAGGGCTCACCATACTTCGCGAAAATCACCGGTGAAGGCCGCAAGCGTAATCAAATTTCGGTCGGTTCCTGCTCCGAGGTAACGCTTCCCGGTGTCATCAGCGATAACGATCTGCGTTCGCTGAATGCCTCTATTCAGGCACCGTCCGGGCTGGAGGAGCCCTGCTTCTTGAAGCGCATGCCCACTGGTAACATTGGCATCTCCTTTACTCCTCGTGAAATCGGTGAGCATACGGTGTCGGTGAAGCGACTGGGCAAGCACATTGCCAATTCACCCTTCAAGGTAAACGTATGCGAACGTGAGGTGGGCGATGCAAAAAAGGTGCTCGTAACTGGTAATGCCCTAAAGGAGGGTAAAACGCACCAGGACAACGTGTTCTCGATCGATACGCGCAACGCCGGGTACGGTGGATTGTCACTCTCGATCGAGGGACCCAGCAAGGCGGAGATCCAATGCACGGACAAAGACGATGGCACGCTCAACATCGCCTACAAACCGACTGAGCCGGGCTACTACATCGTCAATCTCAAGTTTGCGGACCATCACGTGACCGGATCACCGTTTACAGTGAAAGTTTCGGGTGAGGGAACCAACCGGCAGCGTGAAAAGATCCAGCGCCAGCGCGAAGCCGTGCCAATCACCGAGGTTGGCAGCCAGTGCAAGCTGACGTTCAAGATGCCTGGCATTACGTCGTTCGATCTGTCTGCTACGGTCACGTCACCCGGCGGCGTCAGCGAGGATGCCGAGATCCAGGAGATCGAAGATGGGCTATATGCAGTGCACTTCATCCCGAAGGAACTGGGCGTGCACACGGTTTCCGTCAAGTACAAGCAGATCCATATTCCTG GATCGCCATTCCAGTTCACTGTTGGCCCGCTTAAGGATACTGGTGCACATCTGGTGAAGGCTGGCGGTCCGGGTCTGGAACACGGCGAACAGGGTGTGGCGTCCGAATTTAACGTGTGGACTCGCGAAGCTGGTGGTGGCACTCTTGCCATCTCCGTCGAAGGCCCCAGCAAGGCGGAGATCGAGTTCAAGGATCGCAAGGATGGCTCTTGCGATGTTTCGTACGTCGTCAGTGAACCAG gCGACTATCGTATCGGCTTGAAGTTCAACGATCGCCATATTCCTGACTCTCCGTTCAAGGTTTATGTCTCGCCTGCTATGGGTGAGGCGCACAAGCTGGAAGTGGCTCAGTTCCCGACTGGGTGCGTGCAAGCGGACAAGCCGGCCCAGTTTATGGTGCGCAAGAACGGTGCCAAGGGTGAACTGGACGCAAAG GTCGTTGCACCATCGAACAACGAGGATGATTGTTTCATTCAGTTGATCGATCAGGATCAGTATTCGGTGCGATTCTACCCGCGCGAGAACGGTATCCATGCGATCCACGTCAAGTTCAACGGTGTGCACATACCCGGCTCCCCATACCGAATTAAGGTGGGCAAGGACGATGTCGATCCGGCGGCCGTACATGCCTCGGGCAAGGGTCTCGGAGATGTCAAGACGGGCGAGAAGACCGATCTGATCATAGACACGTGCAATGCTGGCGCCGGCACGCTCGCGGTTACCGTTGACGGACCGGCCAAGGTGGCGATGGACTGTACGGAAGTGGAAGAGGGATATAAGGTGCGCTACACGCCACTTTTACCGGGCCACTACTACATGACGATCAAGTACAACCAGATGCACATCGTCGGTTCACCGTTTAAGATCAACTGCACCGGTGAGAGTCTTGCCGAAGCGGGCGGTCAGGAAACATCATCGGTTATTGTGGAAACTGTGGCAAAGGTATCGAAAGGCGGTAACCGAACTGGTGTCATTTTACCAATCTTCAAATCGGACGCAAGCAAAATTCAATCGAAGGGAATGGGTCTCAAGAAGGCGTACATGGGCAAGCAGAACCAGTTCACGGTCAATGCCGGCGATGCGG GCAACAACATCCTTTTCGTTGGCATTTACGGACCGAAAGGCCCGTGCGATGAGGTCTTCATAAAGCATACAGGACGCAACCAGTACACGGTCAACTATCTGGTTCGTGAGCGGGGCGACTACATTCTGCTCGTCAAATGGGGTGATGACCACATCCCTGGCTCACCGTTTAAGGTTGAAGTTTAA